From the genome of Ziziphus jujuba cultivar Dongzao chromosome 4, ASM3175591v1:
TTGAGCAAACGCCACATTCTGCGCATGGAACCTACAATATCCTCAAAGCACAAAAACACAGCCACTTTTCCCTTTATCGTTTTTTCTCATCTTCCTCATCATaatattcatcatcatcatagtattcctcttcatcatcatcatcctcataaaaatattcttcatcatcatcatcctcctcgCCATTTTCGAGCAGATCTCTTGGTTGCCCCCTTAAGCGCTCTTGAATTCGATCCCTGATGGCTGTACCCTGCAAGAGAGACAAAAATCATGGAGTAAGGACACCAAAACCATGAACAGCTATATGACATATCAATGCATATGTCATTAATTGGTTATGAATGAAATGACTTACCATTTTGTGGCATCCTTCTTCAAACATTTCAAGAAAGCCAGCAACCCAACGATCAGCATTTTCCACCCACTCATTACGATGCATACCCGCAGTTTTTGCAACAGTTTGAATCTATTAATATAATGGCAATAACGTACATGAATCAGTATCTAAAGCATTGGAGCGTTAGTAAGCAAAAAATGATCCAGTGAAAAGCAAAACGATTCTGATCAGCACGAAgcgtaattaaaaaataaaaacacagtTGATTCATGAGCACAGAAAAAAAAGCAACATGGTTAAAGATGGTTAAATATGGAGGAGTTAAGGTGAAGGCTTAAATATGAATAGAAGATGAGCTTAGAAGAAAATATTCTGATACATATTGAACACTCAtctatttatggattcaatacaagTCATGAAAAGAAATGTgccaaaaattaacaaaaaattattaaggccAAACAGATATAGCTCTCACTAAAGTTGGCTACTTAGCTAAAAGTACTGCTTATTTTGACAACCTCTATGCCTAGCTCCTGAATTCATACAACCCTTTAACAAGATTGTTTCATTGAACCTTGGACTATCTTGTTTTGCATATAACAGCAATGTACGTATACATGAGTCAGGGAAAAAAACACATTATTGAACTTAATTTGGGTTATTATAGTACTGTATCCATCAATACTGcattctacaaattaaaaagggGGAAATCAAAACAACTGCTTTCTAATGGAAACAACATTAACAAGAATGATGTcgaccagaaaataaataaataaataataataatataaaaataaaaaataaaaaataaaaaatcaacacgAATGATAGAAAATACAGCTTAAATGGGACAAAGGAACTTATTTGATATACTAAAAGTTATGATCCTTCAAATAGATAGGAATTGGGGAAGGGAAGAGACttcaatttacaaataaaaagaaatataaaataactgattttttattattattattattattattattattgttattatcagaAAGGGAGCCAGGGGCTCAAGAAGACATTTTTCAATGTTAATATAACTTGGCTATTTCGCTATAAAATTTGTCTTGTAAGTGGATTATATGTGGTTAAATTGCACTCAATTGACAACAAGGATTAGGATGAGACTTGAGATTCCAGACCACACATCATTTGAGTCCTTGGAATCCACCGCAAATGAACCAAAGACTCTTTGGAATCAACATCCTCCTGGAACcaaaaactaatgaaaaaatAGATTTGGACTGCAACAATTGAACTTCTGACATAAGTCATAATTCTAATGAAattccaatttaaaaaaaatatccgttacttatttttaaaactaaaaggaTTTAACAGAAAAAGGTTCAGACATGCATAAACTACCCAACAATCAAGCTTAGAAGTCCCTGTATTAATCTCTCTGTCGTTTATCCAAATCCTATAGGCAATCAATATCTTAAATCCCAGCTATTCTTTTAACAATTTGGACATTTTTAACAGTTGTTATAATTACTAATTTTAATATGTGATCCAACATAATTTCCTAGCTTTAGCTGCTGGGGAAGTCACTCCAAACAAACAACTCTCCACAATTCCAAAACATATTGCATCACCAGTAGCTACTTAGGAAGCTCTTCTCACAAAGatctataaattattaaaaaaaaacaaaaaaacaaaaaaacacacacacacacacacacacacacacacacacataagtTGTGTTCTTTGAGAAAACTTTTGTTGCTGTGATGTGGAATTCATATAAACGAATATTTCTAAAGCACATGTGAAATCCCTGTGACAGGACTCAATTTaacttggggaaaaaaaaaaaaacacagaggTGAAAGACCAGAAAATATGCATCAAAGTATAGAATGATTCAAGATCTAAATAATGGAAAATGCCAAGGATCCCAAGCGCTACGAGTTGCCATTCCACAACATAGGTTCTCAGTTTTTGATCACATATTGAGGTGGCAACCCATGGTTCATTTGGGGACCCAAAAATTGAGATCCCTAGCATCTTCCCTAATCGATTCACCATAGgaaaatccaaataatatacaCAATTCATGTAACAAATAACAATTCTTTTAATCCATAAAATTATGAGAAATTCAACAAAATCTAAATAAGCTTTaagtatttaaaagtttaaatcttGTTAAAAGGGATTTCATTGGTCAAATTACCAAGTACCTTAGACAATCCAGGTATAACACTTAAAAGCAAAAgaagtaattaataaatattagatattcTATGGTATACATGATCTAATCAATTCATATTCTCCCATCACATTCTTTTTGCAGCTTTAAATGTATGACACTATAATTAGACAAACCTTTTCCCCCACCTTTTCCTGTTGTTCCTTCACTTTCTCTTGTAGTTTCTTTAACCTCATGTTCACCCTCAGTCTCTTTTCCTGTTTGCATCACATAAAGCAGTTAAGTTATTTTCCAAGGAAAATAAgtcaatttcaaaagaaaacaaataaaatcaaataatgcagtcagaaattaaaataaaacagagCAAGAAGATACCTTTACATAGCTAACACCAAGCTCTTTTCTCGAATATCCACGGTCCAAATTACGCATCACATACTGGTTATAATCTTTTACAATCCTCATTATTATGTCTGATGTAGAAATCCCGTCAGTTCGTTTTGTTTCCTTAAACTTCCCAGCTGCTTTCACCTATGGTAATTGCTTGCTTAACAATTACCTATTGACAAAGGAAAGATGAAAAGAACatgaagaaaaagtaaaaaccatCCATAAAACTTACAAATTCATAGACATCCTTCCCAGCTCCACTGGCATCAGCATAACTGTAGAAGAGTCATGGCAACAAAAGATTGGGTCATATACCTGAACAACTTAATCATTTGATagtatataaaattgaaaagaaatagaaaattcatatatatgcaatgttttttctatatgtttatgataatgttttaaatgaaataaacagAGAGTATTCTATCACCAATCTTATGCCACTTATCACAACATATATACATTACTAGTCTCGGATTTCAAatttagaattgaagttgatttCCATACGGAAGTGAGTCATGGGCCACGAAATCGATATTGTGCTTGTCAAGAAATTCTTGCGTGGTCACCCAAGGTGCATCAGGAACGACCTCATCCACCCACCTgcacaatatataaaaaataaagcccAGTTTTCATGCTCTACATAACATAGTCTATTCTTTCATATTCCAAAATACCATTCCTTTATACACACTACCTCTGCCAAAACGCTtacaaacaagaataaaaatacGTTTAAATCCCTCCATACAAACTATTCAGCAAAATAATCAGAACATAGTTAACTAGCCAGGTAGCTAACTAGtacaaaattcaaacaaataagAGAATTGAAAAGAGCAACCAAATAAAACATACTTGCAATGGCGAAGAGATTCATAACGTTCAGCTTCGGTCATAACAGTTTTGCCTTTATACTTGTGCGTGGTTTCATCATTGCAACATCCAACAAGCAGATGGGTGTTTGGGAACCTGAATTGACGATTAGGTCATATAAGAAGCAATACGAGTTAGCAGAAAAGCTTGTTAGTaattccaaaacaaaaagtagaagaTCAAACACAGTAAagttggcccaaaaaaaaaaaattggtaataaATTATAGAAACGAAATAAAATACATGGTGAAACTACAAATTACGATTCTAACACAGCTATCATCATTATATTAGTTTGAAAACCAGGAACACAACAAGACccacgaaaaaacaaaaaaaaattcaaaagaaatacAATTTGACAGAACATTGAGCCGaatgaataaaaattcaaaaaaagtaaaaaagtaaaacaattaatTCATGACTAGCCCATCAATCATCGATATCATAGGACAAGGAACTAGTAAGAATTTCCTAGAAATACGAAAAGAAATCGCACAAGTAAGATAAACCCACATAAATAAACACGCATAAAAGTTGAATTGAATAAAGAAACGAAAGTAAAAGATCAAAACAAAAGCAACCCAgatcaaaaaaacaaacaggGAATTTATAAACAAGGGctagaaatgaaaaaagaaaaaaataataaagaatttaaacataaagaaaaaggaagagacaGTTTCTTGGCCTGTTCGAGGGAGCGAGCGTGACCGAAATGGAAGAGATCGTAGATCCCATCTGCATAAACTCTGATTGGGCGGTCGTGCTGTGGTGCCGGATCGTTGCTTTTGTTGTTACTGCTAGTGTTGATGATTGGCTTGACAACGTCTGCCATTTTTGgaataataatcaaaaattcttttaaaaaacttCACCAACACCCACCACCCACCACCACTACTCTCTCTTtccttctctttgttttcttgtcTCAGCTGCTCTcattatttttctctctgtttttttcaCCGTTTCTGTTCCCCAAACCCCACCGTCACCCTCTTAACCTGTACCACCTCAGATTCCGCGGTAATTCCGTGTCccctaattttattttcctttcttttctttttcttttttttttttttttaatttttcgtctttcactttgatttttatttatttaattgacaTTTTGATATTTACAAAGGATTATTcagatattttctctttgtcaTCAATTGTTGGGTTTTAGGGTTAAATGGTGCGAAAGCACGCTTACCCTTTTTTGAATTggtcatttttcttcttcttcttcttcttattaccttttttttttttttctgtgaatTGGCCatttttcttattgttattattaataaaacataatttttttatttattaaaacattATATACATCAGTAACGCATAAaatacagaatatatatatatatatatatttgctgaaAGCCAATAGAATATTTGGGCACTCATAGTATATATTGAACGGAATATTCCTGAATTAATATTGCGTAGGCAAATCATTTTCATAAACTATATTATAGTATTGTTTTCcgaccaaataaaatattaaatcaattaCTAGTGAATTTAGTTATTGCTAAATGCTTTATAATTGCTTACAATTTGTTATATCTTCTACAAATTAAACAAAGACCAAGGTCacatgatgataatgatgaatGCATATTTTTCTCATATGTTGTCTACCATCTTCCATCCCAACATGACGTGCAGTCTCCTACTAAGAAAGTAATTATTTgcgtttatatataaaataaaaataaaataaaatttgagacTTGTATTgggtttgtttattattatttttttcttcttaacaGTATTTATTAGTCTTGTTTTTATAGACTTTCTCCGGTTCAATttccagaagaaaaaaaatgtatatatatatatagtttttcaatAGCAGTAAAATTTTATCTCTCTTTTACAAGCTTCTAggtgaataataaataaaaattgtcttTCGGCTACCAAttataaaaactattatttCCTCGTGATCAAATCTCTCcactttaatattaaaatctttgTTTTTGCTGAGagagataataataaaacctatATGAATTTAggtaatttttctattattgaattttataattatatatttacatgacattttttaaaataaagtatgaaataagtttattataattatatatgaaaatttaaatagaaaaaaaaaattggtaatgaAAAGTCAAAAGCCATTCACAAGTCCATTGATATCGCTATGCCACAGAAGTCAGAACTGACTCTCTAGTTAACCCATTGGCATGGCATGTATGGTTGatttcccaaattttttttactacaaCCATGTTCAATAATTATTgcagaaaaggaaaaggaaaaaaaaaaaaaaaaaaaaacgtgatCATTAATTACACCAGATACATTCCATTTCTtgtattaactatatatatatatatatatattttttttttttttgaaagaaagatatatatacatgtatatatatatatatatatattgaagagaAAGATCATTTATATTAACTAGAAAAAGCAAGTAAACCAGAGTCCACTAGTGGCTTTAACAAGAAGGATCCTCCTCCAACCTCAAGCCGAAGATGGACATTTTTGCGTATCAAATTGTACAGAAATAAAGCGTCAAAAGAGGGTATTGTAAAAAAGAAGTTTTCTGTTCCCTCTATGCTATTTTGATATATGTTATCACGAAGACCAAGAGGAGTTATGAGAATATTATGcccaaaaaagaatatatatacacacacacacatatatatatatatataatacactaGAATATTACAAAAACAAAGGATTATACGATAATATTTAGTGTATATATCTTTTCAATGCGATaacttaattttcttaaaatataattactttAACCACACACATAATGTCATGTATGGAATCATACATAATCTTTTCTAATCACATgagtttttaattatatatatatatatatatataaatatacatcaaTTACCAAAGTGATCTCTTGTCAAAAAAAAAGTTACCAAATTGATTTGAAAGtcaattgaaatatataaatatatatatatatatatatatatacacattggtGAGATATTTGCTTTTGTAgcgaatatatatttatatatattgtttaaaaaataactttaatctTAATCATACAATTAATGTGGTATAGAGAAAGATGACAAAAagatggaggaggaggaggagagaaTGGTTAATTAAAGGAAGGGTTGCAACCATTGATCTCCATCGATGAAAGACAGATTAAGAAAAGGAGCCGCTTGTGTGTCATTGAGTCGCTGTACATAAGGTGCTCTCTTGCTCATATTAGCTCCTGGACCTGTGCAGTTATATTCTCCATAGAATATACTCCTGCATGCATATATtcgatttatataattattagtaCTGAAACTTTAACCATAGCTTAGcttaattgatatataattaatctcTAGTCTCCAACGTAACGTACTGGTCTCTTGTTGGGTCGTTGAAATCATTCCAACCCTCAGGTGCTATAATATCAGACATTGTCGTCGACGCAAACACCACTCGAGAGAATGGCCTCCATGCTCGCCCAAGCCACACTCTTCCCGTGCCTCCTACCGTGCAGTTTACGAACACAAACCCTGTGTTCTCATCCTTCGATGTTCTTCCATGTGCCGTCACCGATCCATCTATGGACTTCGATCCTGCTGCCACAGGGTTCGCCATGGATACCACCTGGCAATCCTACAATGCCAAAACCAAATTGTTCTATTGTAAACTATCTTTTGTCCAGTTAAATTACAACTATCCCGTCAGTTGTTAGAAAgtggatttaaaatttatatctaaCCGGTGTCTAACATTATCCAGCTTTATTTTGTTGTAGAAAACATATTAATGTGGATGTCCAAAGCACTCCACTAATTGAAAATGCAGCGTGTAATTACCTCGTAGAGTGATCTGGCATTTCCAAAGATGAAATCAATGGAGCCTTGGATGTAGCATTGTTTGAAGTAATGCCGGCCCTTGTCGTCGTGAAGGGTGTCTTGTGCTCCGAAGAATCCACAACCCCAGAATGCAGCTTGGTCTCCTGCTATCCTGATTGCTACTGCTTGAGCTCCCATATAACCAGGGCCTGGAATTGGAGCTACATTCtagttttcaaatatatatgttatttcgAATTTGATTTGAGAACCAATATAATTTATcaccataaaaatataaatcaaacacATGACCAAGACTGTATAGAAAAaggtatatgtatacatatatatatatatatatttatatatatgatcctAACCATGAAGCTTATGTTCTTAGCAATGAAGTTGTCAGAGAAAACTTGAACCGAACCGCTATAAAAGGTTCCATGTGATGAATTGGCCGTGTCGTTCCAAACAATTGCGGTCGATGTAAAGCCTTGTCCTTGAAATGTAATATTTGGCTTGATTATTGGAACAATTACTTTCTCACTACATTTATGTCAATCAAGtttagaaaaattaacttagacaAAACATTATTAGTTTAGAAGAGAATAAGAGAGACAAATATTTATGGTAGCTGTGAAAAATTACTTACTAGTAAATGCCGACATTAATCCAAATTATGTTTCTTTTCTGGCTAGAATTGGAGACTGCATCTACAGCTGCTTGTACGGTTGTAAAATTACAACATCCATTTCGATCAACACAGAGTATTGAGGTTGTATCAGTGTCTGGAGGAGGAAAATTAGGTGGAAAATCGTCACAAATCGATACGTTTTTCCCCCCATCGGGTTTTttcttatgatgatgatgatgatgtctaCTGATAAATTTGAGTGAGATTAAAGATGAAATAATGGGTGATGAAAAGGTGGTCAAACAAACGTCAATCAAGTATTTGAGAGAGATTATTTGTGGGTTATTATTTGGAGTACTACTCATGAAATGCTTGGATActaaaattgccaaaatggAAACTAGGAAAGTTAAAGATATGCTTTTGaggttcatttttctttctttttttgtttttgctgtgTCTGATGAACGAGGGagggaagagaaaagaaaaaagagatattTGAATGAAAGGAAATGTGAACATAAACATGCACTTGAAGGGAAAGGGTTTGATGGCATGTCTTGCAAATCACCCTGTCCCTGTATATCCTTAaggcaaataatatttttcttttccaacctACCAAACTTGAAATTGGTGATGCTTAAATTTCTATTCCCCCCGCCCCCCTTCTCTTCTTTTGGTGATTTTGTTATACTAGGCCATTAATTCGATacttgttcttgttcttttctttagttatatttattttatacgcATATCTTTTTGGTTTTATGGTGATGGTTGAATTGATTTTTCATGTAGTGTATGGTTAGAGCAAGGGAGGCCAATTCTCAAAATgatttatattgttttgaattactagataataataatcattgaattctttttcttaatttcccTGATTATTAGGGGTGT
Proteins encoded in this window:
- the LOC107416846 gene encoding choline-phosphate cytidylyltransferase 1 isoform X1, with translation MADVVKPIINTSSNNKSNDPAPQHDRPIRVYADGIYDLFHFGHARSLEQAKKLFPNTHLLVGCCNDETTHKYKGKTVMTEAERYESLRHCKWVDEVVPDAPWVTTQEFLDKHNIDFVAHDSLPYADASGAGKDVYEFVKAAGKFKETKRTDGISTSDIIMRIVKDYNQYVMRNLDRGYSRKELGVSYVKEKRLRVNMRLKKLQEKVKEQQEKVGEKIQTVAKTAGMHRNEWVENADRWVAGFLEMFEEGCHKMGTAIRDRIQERLRGQPRDLLENGEEDDDDEEYFYEDDDDEEEYYDDDEYYDEEDEKKR
- the LOC107416847 gene encoding probable pectinesterase 8, with protein sequence MPSNPFPSSACLCSHFLSFKYLFFLFSSLPRSSDTAKTKKERKMNLKSISLTFLVSILAILVSKHFMSSTPNNNPQIISLKYLIDVCLTTFSSPIISSLISLKFISRHHHHHHKKKPDGGKNVSICDDFPPNFPPPDTDTTSILCVDRNGCCNFTTVQAAVDAVSNSSQKRNIIWINVGIYYEKVIVPIIKPNITFQGQGFTSTAIVWNDTANSSHGTFYSGSVQVFSDNFIAKNISFMNVAPIPGPGYMGAQAVAIRIAGDQAAFWGCGFFGAQDTLHDDKGRHYFKQCYIQGSIDFIFGNARSLYEDCQVVSMANPVAAGSKSIDGSVTAHGRTSKDENTGFVFVNCTVGGTGRVWLGRAWRPFSRVVFASTTMSDIIAPEGWNDFNDPTRDQSIFYGEYNCTGPGANMSKRAPYVQRLNDTQAAPFLNLSFIDGDQWLQPFL
- the LOC107416846 gene encoding choline-phosphate cytidylyltransferase 2 isoform X2 yields the protein MADVVKPIINTSSNNKSNDPAPQHDRPIRVYADGIYDLFHFGHARSLEQAKKLFPNTHLLVGCCNDETTHKYKGKTVMTEAERYESLRHCKWVDEVVPDAPWVTTQEFLDKHNIDFVAHDSLPYADASGAGKDVYEFVKAAGKFKETKRTDGISTSDIIMRIVKDYNQYVMRNLDRGYSRKELGVSYVKEKRLRVNMRLKKLQEKVKEQQEKIQTVAKTAGMHRNEWVENADRWVAGFLEMFEEGCHKMGTAIRDRIQERLRGQPRDLLENGEEDDDDEEYFYEDDDDEEEYYDDDEYYDEEDEKKR